A section of the Malania oleifera isolate guangnan ecotype guangnan chromosome 2, ASM2987363v1, whole genome shotgun sequence genome encodes:
- the LOC131149667 gene encoding protein NUCLEAR FUSION DEFECTIVE 4 — protein sequence MNEIPTIGGGSGGEALRFIAYVVRGRWFSVFASFLIMYGAGATYLFGIYSKQIKSSLGYDQTTLNLLGFFKDFGANVGVLSGLLAEVTPTWFVLLVGSALNFVGYFMIWLAVTGKIAKPKVWQMCVYICVGANSQNFANTGALVTCVKNFPESRGVMLGLLKGFVGLSGAIMTQIYLAIYGNNSKSLILLIAWLPAAISVLFVYTIRTIKPVRRGNELKVFYQFLYVSIALALFLMAMNIAQKLVVFSRAAYAGSVTAVCALLFLPLIICIREDVALWNIMKQPRDPPNGIQIEKVAASGSNPPPKESESDPISSCCANICKKPDRGDDYTILQALLSIDMLILFIATFCGLGSSLTAVDNLGQIGESLGYPARTVSSFVSLVSIWNYFGRVFAGFVSESLLVHYKFPRPLMMTLVLLLSCIGHLLIAFPVPGSVYVASVIIGFSFGAQLPLLFAIISELFGLKYYSTLFNCGQVASPVGSFILNVKVTGMLYDSEALKELAAKGMDRSSVKELTCIGSQCYKLPFIILAAVTFFGAIVSMVLVMRTLEFYRGDIYKKFREEEKAAETEVALSSSRAEPPE from the coding sequence ATGAACGAGATACCAACGATCGGCGGCGGAAGCGGCGGCGAGGCCCTCCGGTTCATCGCATATGTCGTTCGAGGCCGGTGGTTCTCCGTGTTCGCGTCCTTCCTGATCATGTACGGAGCCGGAGCAACCTATCTCTTCGGAATCTACTCCAAACAGATAAAATCTTCTCTCGGCTACGATCAAACCACCCTCAACCTTTTAGGCTTCTTCAAAGACTTCGGCGCCAACGTCGGTGTCCTGTCCGGCCTCCTCGCCGAGGTAACCCCAACTTGGTTTGTGCTCTTGGTCGGTTCCGCCCTGAACTTCGTCGGCTACTTCATGATTTGGCTCGCCGTCACCGGCAAGATCGCCAAGCCAAAGGTGTGGCAAATGTGCGTTTACATCTGCGTGGGAGCCAACTCTCAGAATTTCGCGAACACGGGGGCTCTGGTCACCTGCGTCAAGAACTTCCCGGAGAGTCGTGGCGTGATGTTGGGTCTCCTGAAGGGCTTCGTCGGCCTCAGCGGCGCCATCATGACCCAAATTTACTTGGCCATTTACGGGAACAATTCCAAATCTCTTATACTCCTAATTGCGTGGCTCCCCGCCGCCATCTCTGTTCTGTTTGTGTACACGATTCGGACGATTAAGCCCGTCCGGCGAGGCAACGAGCTCAAGGTGTTTTACCAATTCCTCTATGTATCGATCGCTTTAGCCTTGTTTCTAATGGCTATGAACATAGCCCAGAAACTGGTCGTGTTCTCGCGAGCCGCTTATGCCGGAAGTGTCACCGCGGTTTGCGCCCTGCTCTTTCTCCCTCTGATTATCTGCATTAGAGAAGATGTAGCCCTCTGGAATATCATGAAACAGCCCCGTGATCCTCCCAACGGAATACAGATTGAGAAAGTGGCAGCGTCGGGATCAAATCCACCGCCAAAAGAGTCGGAATCAGACCCAATTTCATCCTGTTGCGCCAACATATGCAAGAAGCCCGACAGGGGAGACGATTACACAATCTTGCAAGCACTTCTGAGCATTGACATGTTAATCCTGTTCATCGCTACTTTCTGCGGATTAGGATCGAGCTTGACCGCCGTCGACAACCTGGGTCAAATCGGCGAATCGCTGGGCTACCCGGCTCGAACCGTGAGCTCCTTCGTATCGCTCGTGAGCATCTGGAACTACTTCGGCAGGGTCTTCGCCGGATTCGTCTCCGAGAGCCTTCTGGTGCATTACAAATTCCCCCGACCCCTTATGATGACACTAGTGCTCCTTCTCTCCTGCATCGGCCACCTCCTCATTGCATTTCCGGTGCCAGGCTCCGTGTACGTCGCGTCGGTGATCATCGGATTCTCCTTCGGCGCTCAACTGCCACTCCTCTTCGCAATCATCTCCGAGCTGTTCGGCCTGAAGTACTACTCCACATTGTTCAATTGTGGGCAAGTGGCAAGTCCCGTTGGGTCATTCATCCTGAACGTTAAGGTCACCGGAATGCTGTACGACAGTGAGGCATTGAAGGAGCTAGCGGCGAAGGGGATGGATAGGTCGTCGGTGAAGGAGCTGACTTGCATCGGGAGCCAGTGTTACAAGCTGCCCTTTATAATTTTGGCTGCGGTTACTTTCTTCGGAGCCATTGTTTCGATGGTTCTGGTGATGAGAACGCTGGAATTTTACCGAGGAGATATCTATAAGAAGTTCAGAGAGGAGGAGAAGGCGGCGGAGACAGAGGTGGCTCTGTCGTCGAGCAGGGCGGAGCCGCCAGAGTGA